In [Mycobacterium] stephanolepidis, the genomic window CTACCCAAATCAAATAACCGCTGGTCAGTAAGCAAAACCGCGGCCGGCCGAGTAGTCTTCGCCCTGCTGGCCTGCGCCAGTCTGGTGGTAACCGGCGCCGGTTGGCAGGTGTTTTACAAGGCGTTCAGCCATGTACCCACCTCCGGCGCCGAGGCCGAAGGCGGTAAGTCCAGCGACGGCTCGATGAACATGCTGCTCATCGGTCTGGACTCGCGGAAGGATCAGGACGGAAACGACCTGCCGAAGGCGGTGCTGAGCCAGCTGCATGCCGGTGATTCGGACGCTGGCGGCTACAACACCAACACCCTGATCCTCGTGCACGTCGGCGCCGACAACAAGGTCACCGCGTTCTCGATCCCCCGTGACGACTGGGTCCCCGCCGAGGGCATACCCGGTTACAAGCACATCAAGATCAAGGAAGCCTATGGCCTGACCAAGGCCAATGAGGCGGACAAGCTCGTCAACGAAGGCGTTACCGATCAGGCGACGCTGGAGCAGCAGAGCCGCGAGGCCGGTCGGCGTGCCACCCTCAATGCCGTCCACCGGCTTACCGGTCAGCCCATCGACTACTTCGCCGAGGTCAACCTGGTCGGCTTCTACGACTTGGCCTCCGAGCTGGGTGGGGTCACCGTCTGCCTGAACAATGCCGTCTACGACAGCTATTCGGGTGCGAACTTCCAGGCCGGAGAACAAACACTCAACGCCTCACAGGCCTTGGCGTTCGTGCGTCAACGTCATGGCCTGGAGAACGGTGACCTGGATCGAACCCACCGCCAGCAGGCCTTCCTGATCTCGGTGATGCAGCAGCTGCGCAATGCCGGGACCCTCACCGACATCACGAAACTGAACGGCCTGATGAATGTCGTCCACAAGGACGTTGTGCTGTCAAAGGGCTGGACCGAGAAGCAATTCCAGCGCATCGGACAGATCGCTGACGGCAACGTGAACTTTCAGACGCTGCCCGTGGTGCGGTACGACACCATCAACGGTGCCGACGTGAACATCGTCGACCCGGTGGCGATCCGGGCCAAGGTGGCTGCCGCATTCAAGGGAGAGGATTCGGCGCCTGCGTCTGCTCCCGCGACGCCCACGAGCACTGTCGATGTCGTGAATGCCACCTCGACGTCCGGTCTGGCATCAACGATTTCGTCGGCACTGGTGAGCCGCGGCTACACCAAAGGTGACGTACGGGATCCGGAAAGCGGCGAATCGACCAGTACCACCATCGATTACGGTGCGGGCGCTGATGCCGATGCCAAGACGATGTCCGCCATGTTGGGTATCGATGCGAAGCCCAGCGCGGATCCCACATTGGCGCCCGGGCGAATTCGGGTCATGCTGGGCGACGGATACTCTGCGCCGTCCGATGTCTTGAGTGCCGAAGACAGCGGCACCGCGAGCTCGATGGCCGGCCCGCTGAGTTCGGAGGACTACGCACCACCGGACTCGGGTAAGCCCGTTGTTGGCAGCAGTGGCATTCCCTGCGTCAACTAGCGCTCGGTGTGCCGCAACGGCGCTGCCGAATCGCCCTCAATTAGCACTGTGAAGTCTGTGTAGCTCGCCGACACGCCGAGCGAGGTCGGCCATCCTGTAGTGACCTGCGCTTACCGTTGAATCGTGATTGACATGCACCCCTCAGGCCCGCTGCCTTCGGAGATCTATTGGCGGCGCCGCGCCCTCGCGATCGGTGTGGCGGTGGTTGTGGTCGCCATCGTCGCCGCGGTGATCTTTGCGCTGGTCGGTGGCAGTGCAGGAGCCGACACCAAGGCCGCGGATCAGCCTGCTGAGGCGGCGGCATCCGCCGGTAAGCCGGTCATCCTGCCGCCCAACGAGATCCAGAAGCCGACCGACAAGCCCGTGGATGCGCCCGTTCATGACGGACCGCCCATCGCGAAGCCCGAATTGGTGCCGCCGGTGGCGTTGAACCCCGGCGATGATTGCCCCGATGCGACGCTCGCGGTGAAAGCCTCCACCGATAAGCCCAGCTATCTGGCCGGCGAGCAGCCCAAGTTCACCATGGTGGTCACCAATATCGGCCTGGTGCAGTGCAAGCGAGACGTGGGTGCCGCTGTGCTGGCCGCTTCGGTGTTCAGTGTCGACAACAAGCGGATCTGGGCCAATCTGGATTGCGCTCCGTCGCAAGAGAACTCCATCAAGACCTTCAACCCCGGCGAGCAGGTGACCACCGAGGTCACCTGGACCGGAATGGGTTCCGCGCCCAACTGCCCACTGCCTCGCCCGGCCATCGGCCCGGGAACCTACTCGCTGGTGGTTCAGCTGGGAGATCTGCGCAGCGCGCCAGTGCCTTTCATCATCGGTGAGAAGCCCGCCGACGCGCCGCCGCCACCAGGACCACCGGCCTAGCCGGTTTGTTCGGTAAGCGTCGATTCGGCCAGGCGGGACAGCCCTTCACGGATGTGCCGGGCCCACATGGCCCCGATTCCCTCCACCGACTGCAGATCTGTCGCGCTGGCGGCCAGGAGCCCCTGTAGGGACCCGAAGGCTCTGACCAGCCTGTCGATGTGTGCGAACTGAAGTCGGGGGATGTGCGTCATGGCCCGGTAACCGCGGGAACTCATCGCGGTGTCCTGGGCTTCGACGGTCGATGGGTACCCGAATGTGCGTGACAGCACCGTCAGGTCCAGAAGATCGGTGTCCGAGAGCGTGTCCAGATCTTCCAGCGTCGACGCGATCTGCGCCTGTGTCGGTGGCTCGGGGTTGGCGTGATAATCCCGCACCAGCAGTTCGCGTTCGGTGTCGTTATCGCCGACCAGCTCGCCGATCTGCAGTTTGAGCTGTCGTCCATCGGTGCCGAGCTCGATGACATCGAGTTCGATGTCCTGGCTGATCCGGCGCACCAGTTCCAGCCGCTGCGCCACGGTCATGACCTCGCGCAGGGTCACGAAGTCCTCGATCTCCGCGGTGGACAGCGACGAGGTCACCTCGTCCAGTCGTGTCTTGTAGCGCTCGAGGGTGGATACCGCCTGATTGACCCGGGACATGACGGTCGCCGAATCCATGACCACATGCCGGATGCCGGCGGTGTACACGCTCACGATGTTCATTGAGTGGCTCACCGACACAACGGGATAATCTGTCTGAATGGCCGTTCGCTCGGCGGAGCGGTGCCGGGTACCGGATTCTTCGGTCGGGATGGACGGGTCGGGGACCAGTTGCACATTGGCGCGAACGATGCGCGATCCGTCCGTGGACAGCACCACGGCACCGTCCATCTTGGACAGCTCGCGAAGTCGGGTCGGGGCGAAAGCGACATCGAGCGAGAAACCGCCGTCGCAGATGCTCTCGACCTTGTCGTCGTAGCCTAGGACTATCAGTGCCCCGGTGCGACCACGAAGAATGCGCTCCAGGCCGTCGCGCAGAGGTGTGCCCGGCGCTAGCCGGGCCAGGGTCTCCCGCATTCGTGCGTTGGCTTCCGCGTTGTCCATCGCGCCCCTCCCTCTCCAGGCTCGGTTCGCCGCAGTTAGATTACGTGGTCATGTCGACGTGGACGTTGCCCGAGGGGCTAGAGCCGGTTAGCCGCGGCCCGGAAGCCCCCGCTCCGGGGGCGGCACTGAACCCGGGTTGGCCCCGGAGATTTAGTTACCCCGGATCCGAGGAGGACCTGTGGGGCACGCGGTTCTTCGCCGGTGAGGGCGCCGGCGTCACCGGCCAGTTCGAGGTTCTCCCCGAGCTCGAGGGTGGACCCGGCGTCATCCACGGTGGCGTCATGGCGGCCATTTTCGATGAGCTACAGGGTGTTTTGGGCATCGTGACGCAGTTGATCGCCGTCACGGCGCATTTGGAGGTCGACTATCGCAGGCCCATTCCCGTCGGAGCAACGGTAGATCTGGCCGCCGCCGTCGAGGGCAGGGTCGGACGCAAGCTGTACACGACGGCCGGTGCGCGAATCGACGGTGAGCTGGTGGCCAGTTCGCAGGGCATCTTCGTGATCATCGACCCGGATGCGCACTACGGTGAAGGTGCCTCGCGGACGCTCGGCATCAGTCCGTAAGTCCTTGTGCCAGACGGAGGCTCGGACGCTTTTCCGGCTCGATTCGGCGCGCCTCGGAGAGTACTTCAAGGGCCCTGCCGACCGTGGGGCAGCGCAGCAGGTGCATACCGGCCGGATGTAGGTCGTCCCCCTCGGGGGGAATGACCGCATGGGTGTAGCCGAGCCGCGCGGCTTCGGCGATGCGCTTGCCCACGGCGGCGGTGCGCCGGATATCGCCCGCCAGTCCCACCTCACCGATGAACACCATGTTCGCGGGCAGTGCGATGTCGGTGTAGGCCGAGGCCACCGCCATCAGGATGGCCAAATCCGACGACGGGTCGGTCATCCGCATGCCGCCCACCGTTGCCATGTAAATATCGTTGTTACCCAATGGAATTCGTCCGTGGCGTTCCAGGACCGCGGTGACCATCGCCGAACGTGCGTGATCGAGCCCGCTCACTGCGCGCCGCGGTGACGGGTTGGTCGAAGTGGTGACGAGAGACTGCACCTCGCCGAGTAGGGGGCGCTTACCGTCGAGGGTGACCGTCACCGCCGTTCCGGGAGCGGCCTTCTCGCGATGTTCCAAGAACAACCCGGACGGATCGGATACGCACTCGATCCCTTTGTCGCGCAACTGAAAACATCCGACCTCGTCGGCGGAGCCGAATCGGTTCTTGACTCCACGCACCATGCGCAACGCCGTGTGCTTGTCGCCCTCGAAGTGCAACACCACGTCTACCAGGTGTTCCAGGGACCGTGGCCCGGCGATCGCGCCGTCCTTGGTGACATGGCCGACCAGCACCATCGCCACCCCCGAGGACTTCGCCGCCATGGTCAGCGCCGTCGTGACCGCACGCACCTGGGTGACACCGCCGGTCACGCCGTCGGCATCGGTCGTGGACATGGTCTGCACCGAATCGATAATCGCCAGTGTGGGTTTGACCGCCTCGATATGCCCCAGCACGCTGTGTAGGTCAGATTCGGAGGCCAGATACACCTCGTCGTGCGCACAACCGGTGCGTTCGGCCCGAAGCCGAACCTGGGCCGCCGACTCCTCGCCGCTGATATACAGCGCGCGCCTGCCAGAGGCCGCCCACTGGTGGACAACCTTCAGTAGCAGCGTCGACTTGCCGACGCCCGGCTCGCCGGCGAGCAGATTGACCGAGCCCGGGATGACGCCGCCGCCCAGCACCCTGTCGAGCTCGGAGACACCCGTGGGCTGGTGCTTGGTGGTGTCGGTGGGGATGCTGGTGATGGGCACTGCTGCCGAGGCCGGAGCCACCGCTCGCACCGCGCCGAGCCCGCCGATGGACGACAGCACGGCGGTTTCGCTCACGCTGCCCCAGGTGCCGCAATCGGGGCAGCGGCCCACCCATTTGGCGGTGGTGTGCTGGCATTCCGAACAGCGGTACTGCGCGCGGGGTTTGGCCACACCGCGACGTTAGCCTCCGGGTGTGACAAGACCGAGTCAACACAGCCCAGGGGTGGCGAACGGTTGTATCTGTCGGAATCGGGCGCGGTAGATATCTGCGCGGTTCCGTGTCAGTCACGCCCCGTGCTTCGCGTTGGTCGAGCATTTGTGATGCGTATGTTTCCTGCTGTTTCTGTGATTTGCATGCAACTGTGCACTTTTTCAGAGAGCTTCGAGCGGATCGGGAAGCCGCGATGCTCCGAGTGGAAAATGTAGTGCACAACTACGACAAATATATGCCCTGAACTGGGCGTAATATCCTCAGTTCGTGAGCGTCGCAGCAGCACAACTTGCGACCGAAGGCATCCTGCCATACTGTTACTGGTGTACAACTGTTAACTGAAATGGAGCCAAGCATGTCTCTCAAAATTCAGACTTGGACTTCTTCTCGGCTTGCACGTCGGGTGTTGACCTCCTCGTTCGTCAAGGCGGCCACGACCCCTCACGGTGTTGACCGCTACTTCGAAATGCTCGACCCGTTGTGGTCCACGACTGAGATCCGCGCCGAGGTGACCGACGTCGTCCGGAAGACCAAGGACAGCGTCACTCTGACTTTGCGGCCCAACGCCAACTGGAAAGGCTTCCGGGCCGGACAGTTCGTCAAGCTCTCGGTTGAGATCGACGGCATCCGCCGCACCCGTTGCTACTCGCCGGCGAATTCGCAGTTCCGCCGTGACGGCCAGATCGAGCTCACGATCAAAGTAGATCCGAACGGGCTTGTCTCGCCCTGGGTGCTGGCCAACGCCGAGCCTGGCTTGGTCGTACAGATCTCCGCCGCGCAAGGCGAGTTCTATCTGCCGCTGCCGCACCCGCGAAGCATCCTGCTGATCAGCGGTGGTTCGGGAATCACGCCGGTGATGTCGATGCTGCGCACGCTCACCGACAAGGCGTACATCGGAAAGATCACCTTCCTGCACTACGCGTTCACCAAGGACGACGTGATCTACCAGGCTGAAATCGATGAGATCAAGGCCAAGTACGAAGGCGTCAGGATCTTTCGTGCGTATACCGAAGCGTCCGACGGAGACCTCGAGGGCTACTTCAGCAAGGAGCACCTGCTCGCCGTTGACCGCCACTACGCAGAAGCCGAGACGTATCTGTGCGGTCCGATGCCGCTCATGAATGCGGTCCGCGAGATCTTCGATGCGGAGGGTCTCTCTGACAAGCTTCATCTCGAGCAGTTCGCCGCTCCGATCCACACCGTCGGCACAGACGACGCCGAGGGCGACCTCACCTTCTCCGAGTCGAATCTGGCCGTCGCCAACAACGGCCAGACGATCCTCGAGCAGGCCGAGGCCGCGGGCCTGACCCCGGAGTACGGCTGTCGCATCGGCATCTGCTTCACGTGTGTTCGCAAGAAGGACAGCGGAACGACCCAGAACGTGCTCAACGGCGACCTCTGCAGCGACGGTGACACCAACGTCAAGCTCTGCATCAACAAGCCCGTCGGCGATGTCGTCATCGCCCTCTGATCAACGCTGAGCCAGCCTCAACCACAGCCCTGAAGGAGACACGAAAATGACTACTTTCGCACCCGCGGCCAAGCAGAGGAACCAAAAGAAGCCGACTACTTACGCACCCCCGGCCAGGCCGAACGACCTCAAGAAACTGTCGCCCGAGCAGATCGAGGAGTTCGGCAAGGAAATGGACGCCCTGCGGGCACGCATCGTCGCAGACCTTGGTGAGAAGGATGCCTCGTACATCCGCGGCATCGTGAACAAGCAGAAGAAGCTCGAACTCGCCGGCCGCGTGCTGTTGTGGGCTGGCTGGTTCCCGCCGGCCTGGCTCGCCGGTGTTGCCGCTCTGTCGTTATCGAAGATCATCGACAACATGGAGATCGGGCACAACGTCATGCACGGCCAGTACGACTGGATGCAGGACCCGGCTTACACGTCGAAGAACTTCGACTGGGACAACACCATCGCCGCTGACAGCTGGCTGTACACGCACAACTACGTGCATCACACCTTTACCAACATCGTCGGCAAAGACCACGACGCCGAGGGCTACGGTGTGATGCGCATGACCGAGGAGCAGCCATGGCACCCGATCTGGCTGCTTAATCCCGTCTTCTGTGCCACCCTCCAGATCTTCTTCCAGTGGGGAACCGCGATTCAGGAGCTCGAAACGGAGAAGTTCATCCGCGGCGAGAAGTCATGGTCCGACATGCGATCGGGTATCGCCCGATTCCGCGCGAAGGCCGGTAAGCAGGCGCTCAAGGATTACGTCATCTTCCCTTTGCTGTCGGGCCCGGGGGCGCCGTTCACGTTCGCTGGAAACGTCGCCGCCAATCTGGTCCGCAACCTGTGGGCATCGTCGGTGATCTGGTGCGGCCACTTCCCCGAAGGGGTCCAGACCTTCTCGATCGAAGAGACCGAGGACGAGAGCCACGCCGCCTGGTACTATCGCCAGATCCTCGGCTCGGCCAACTTCACCGGTTGGAAGGGCATCGACATTCTGTCGGGCAATCTGAGCTACCAGATCGAGCATCATCTGTTCCCCGACCTCCCTGCGTACCGCTATGCAGAGATTGCGGTCGAGGTTCGCAAGATGTGCGACAAGTACGGCATCGCGTACCACGAGGCTTCGATGGCGAAGCAGCTGGGAAGTGTCTACAAAAAGGTGTTCAAGCTTTCGTTCCCGGACAACTTCTTTGAGAAGTCGCCGATTGCGACGATGGCAGACATCATCGCGTTCCCGGTGCGGATGGTCAGGCGCCGGTTCCAGGCGCGCTAATCAGGGGGCAGCGGGACGATGCGGTCCTGGCAGTTCACGGTCTTCTCGCCGTCGTTGGACAGGACGGTCTGCCCGTCCACGAGAATCCGGCAGTAAATGTGTCCCGAGCCCCAGATCGCCGTCACCTGCTTGACGGTGTCCTGGTACGGCCAGGCCACCGTCACCGACCATGGCAGCTTGACGTCGCTGACGGACTGCGGCGTTCCGTTGTAGCCGCCGTAGCTGATGGTGCCGGCTTCGGGTGTCTTACCGGCTGCCCACACCAGGTAGGTCACCTTGGGGGGTGCGGCCTGTGCGGTCCCAGGGAGGGCTAGGCCAACGACTGCGGTTGCCGCGGTTACCGCTGCCAGGGTTCGCTTCACGGTGTCCTCCCGGTTCAGGCTTTGGGCCGGAAGTTATCACGACGACCGCGGGCAATGGGCCGATTCGTCACACCGTCGACGTCACTGAGCGCGACTGCACGGGTCTCCTTCGACCTTCGAGAAGATGCCGACAATGGAACCGGAGTTACCGCGTTGGCAATGCTCGCGGGGTATGCCGTCGGTGGCGTAGCTGCAGGTGGCCAGTTCTACTCGGTCGTCCTCGTCGACCACCTGGCCGTCGATGAGGATCTGACAGAAGATCCGGGGGCCGTCCCCGGTGTTGTATCCGGTGACGTTGATGACGGGATGCTTGGTGTCATCGGTCCAGGTGATGTCCTTGCCCCACGGCAACTGCGGATTCATCGCACCGTGCCGGGAACCATCGGCTTCGTTGTAGCCGATGGTTGCCGCGACCAGCGGGCCGTACTCTGCCCAGACTCGGTAGGTCACCGTTTTGGGCGCCGCGTGTGCGGCAGGCGCGGTCAGCGTCGCGCCCATCGTGGCCACCGCCGCCATGCAGGTGAAGAGCCGTTTCATGGGCGCAAGCTAGCACGAAAAAAGCGAGGGCCCGAGACGGCGGATCGCCGTTCCGGGCCCTCGCTGTGCGACTGTGTTAGTGTCCGCCGCCCCCGTGGCCTTCCTCATTGGCGGTGTGCTGGCGAGGTGCACTCGGACCGGCGTCGATCGGCACCGCGACGGTGACGTCTCCGGCCTTCTCGAACGTGAAGGTGAATCGGTACGTGAGGCCGTCGGCCAGATCCTTCGTCAGCTGTAGCTGAGCCTTGCCGTGCTTGATCGTCGGATCAGAGGCGGCCTGCGGCTTGGGCTCTGGTGCCTTGACCTCTGTCGTGGCGGCTCCCGGTTCGGTGGAGACGGTGGCACCGTGCTCCCCGTTGCTGCCTTCTGAGCCGGCGGCCTCGGGCCCCTTGGCCTCGGAGGCGGGCTCCTGGCCTTCGGCGGCTCCGACGAACAGACGGCCGGTCGCCGGGATGTCGGTATCGCCGCTCAGGGTCACCTTGCCGATGTCGTCCGGAGAGGAAACCGCGGTGAGCTTGTCGTTGACATCCGCCGATTCATTCGCGATGACCAGAACCAGCTCGGCCTTCTGTCCGGCACGCTGCTTCACCGGGTCCGGGGTGCCGACGAGGTGGATGTTGCGCAACGCGAGCTTGCCGAGGTTGGCGCTGCCGCCATTGATCGCCGACGACTGGTTCGCTGTCTGCGAGATCTGCCCCGAGCCGCAGCCGGTGAGGGCAGTCGCGAGAACCGCGGCGCCAAGAAGTGTCATCACGCGAGCGGTGCTGCGCTGGGACCGAGTGCGAAACACAGGCATCTCCCTGATTCGAAAGCGGCTCCGGATAGTCCGAAATCCACCTGCGGCCGATATGTCCTATAGACAGTAGTAGGTGCCGCGTGACGACGAAAACAGCGGGGCACTCGGGATGAGTCGCTCGCGCTAAGACGGTCCGCATCCATCCGGATCCGGTGTCCCAGTCTGGCATCGGGGAACCGATGTGACCTGGATTACCGCTTGTGAGGGCTGGTTTATGGGTCCGCGGGCGCGACCGCCAGGGGGTGCTGGATGCACGAAAACGTCACCGTGTCAACCCCGAGGGTTCACCTGCAATGCCCCTGACCTGCACCGTTGGTGCGCACGCCGAGATACGCCGTGATAGAATTGGGTATCGAAAGGGGCACGAAACAAGATGATATTTAAGGTCGGAGACACCGTTGTGTATCCACATCACGGTGCAGCGCTGATCGAAGCGATCGAGACCCGAACCATCAAAGGCGAGCAGAAAGAGTATCTCGTCCTGAAGGTTGCCCAGGGCGATTTGACTGTTCGTGTGCCTGCAGAGAATGCCGAGTACGTCGGCGTCCGTG contains:
- a CDS encoding PaaI family thioesterase codes for the protein MSTWTLPEGLEPVSRGPEAPAPGAALNPGWPRRFSYPGSEEDLWGTRFFAGEGAGVTGQFEVLPELEGGPGVIHGGVMAAIFDELQGVLGIVTQLIAVTAHLEVDYRRPIPVGATVDLAAAVEGRVGRKLYTTAGARIDGELVASSQGIFVIIDPDAHYGEGASRTLGISP
- the disA gene encoding DNA integrity scanning diadenylate cyclase DisA gives rise to the protein MDNAEANARMRETLARLAPGTPLRDGLERILRGRTGALIVLGYDDKVESICDGGFSLDVAFAPTRLRELSKMDGAVVLSTDGSRIVRANVQLVPDPSIPTEESGTRHRSAERTAIQTDYPVVSVSHSMNIVSVYTAGIRHVVMDSATVMSRVNQAVSTLERYKTRLDEVTSSLSTAEIEDFVTLREVMTVAQRLELVRRISQDIELDVIELGTDGRQLKLQIGELVGDNDTERELLVRDYHANPEPPTQAQIASTLEDLDTLSDTDLLDLTVLSRTFGYPSTVEAQDTAMSSRGYRAMTHIPRLQFAHIDRLVRAFGSLQGLLAASATDLQSVEGIGAMWARHIREGLSRLAESTLTEQTG
- the radA gene encoding DNA repair protein RadA, with the translated sequence MAKPRAQYRCSECQHTTAKWVGRCPDCGTWGSVSETAVLSSIGGLGAVRAVAPASAAVPITSIPTDTTKHQPTGVSELDRVLGGGVIPGSVNLLAGEPGVGKSTLLLKVVHQWAASGRRALYISGEESAAQVRLRAERTGCAHDEVYLASESDLHSVLGHIEAVKPTLAIIDSVQTMSTTDADGVTGGVTQVRAVTTALTMAAKSSGVAMVLVGHVTKDGAIAGPRSLEHLVDVVLHFEGDKHTALRMVRGVKNRFGSADEVGCFQLRDKGIECVSDPSGLFLEHREKAAPGTAVTVTLDGKRPLLGEVQSLVTTSTNPSPRRAVSGLDHARSAMVTAVLERHGRIPLGNNDIYMATVGGMRMTDPSSDLAILMAVASAYTDIALPANMVFIGEVGLAGDIRRTAAVGKRIAEAARLGYTHAVIPPEGDDLHPAGMHLLRCPTVGRALEVLSEARRIEPEKRPSLRLAQGLTD
- a CDS encoding LCP family protein; this translates as MSRDTGRRRPKHALPKSNNRWSVSKTAAGRVVFALLACASLVVTGAGWQVFYKAFSHVPTSGAEAEGGKSSDGSMNMLLIGLDSRKDQDGNDLPKAVLSQLHAGDSDAGGYNTNTLILVHVGADNKVTAFSIPRDDWVPAEGIPGYKHIKIKEAYGLTKANEADKLVNEGVTDQATLEQQSREAGRRATLNAVHRLTGQPIDYFAEVNLVGFYDLASELGGVTVCLNNAVYDSYSGANFQAGEQTLNASQALAFVRQRHGLENGDLDRTHRQQAFLISVMQQLRNAGTLTDITKLNGLMNVVHKDVVLSKGWTEKQFQRIGQIADGNVNFQTLPVVRYDTINGADVNIVDPVAIRAKVAAAFKGEDSAPASAPATPTSTVDVVNATSTSGLASTISSALVSRGYTKGDVRDPESGESTSTTIDYGAGADADAKTMSAMLGIDAKPSADPTLAPGRIRVMLGDGYSAPSDVLSAEDSGTASSMAGPLSSEDYAPPDSGKPVVGSSGIPCVN
- a CDS encoding MmpS family transport accessory protein; translated protein: MKRTLAAVTAATAVVGLALPGTAQAAPPKVTYLVWAAGKTPEAGTISYGGYNGTPQSVSDVKLPWSVTVAWPYQDTVKQVTAIWGSGHIYCRILVDGQTVLSNDGEKTVNCQDRIVPLPPD
- a CDS encoding MmpS family transport accessory protein — translated: MKRLFTCMAAVATMGATLTAPAAHAAPKTVTYRVWAEYGPLVAATIGYNEADGSRHGAMNPQLPWGKDITWTDDTKHPVINVTGYNTGDGPRIFCQILIDGQVVDEDDRVELATCSYATDGIPREHCQRGNSGSIVGIFSKVEGDPCSRAQ
- a CDS encoding ferredoxin reductase, yielding MSLKIQTWTSSRLARRVLTSSFVKAATTPHGVDRYFEMLDPLWSTTEIRAEVTDVVRKTKDSVTLTLRPNANWKGFRAGQFVKLSVEIDGIRRTRCYSPANSQFRRDGQIELTIKVDPNGLVSPWVLANAEPGLVVQISAAQGEFYLPLPHPRSILLISGGSGITPVMSMLRTLTDKAYIGKITFLHYAFTKDDVIYQAEIDEIKAKYEGVRIFRAYTEASDGDLEGYFSKEHLLAVDRHYAEAETYLCGPMPLMNAVREIFDAEGLSDKLHLEQFAAPIHTVGTDDAEGDLTFSESNLAVANNGQTILEQAEAAGLTPEYGCRIGICFTCVRKKDSGTTQNVLNGDLCSDGDTNVKLCINKPVGDVVIAL
- a CDS encoding acyl-CoA desaturase — protein: MDALRARIVADLGEKDASYIRGIVNKQKKLELAGRVLLWAGWFPPAWLAGVAALSLSKIIDNMEIGHNVMHGQYDWMQDPAYTSKNFDWDNTIAADSWLYTHNYVHHTFTNIVGKDHDAEGYGVMRMTEEQPWHPIWLLNPVFCATLQIFFQWGTAIQELETEKFIRGEKSWSDMRSGIARFRAKAGKQALKDYVIFPLLSGPGAPFTFAGNVAANLVRNLWASSVIWCGHFPEGVQTFSIEETEDESHAAWYYRQILGSANFTGWKGIDILSGNLSYQIEHHLFPDLPAYRYAEIAVEVRKMCDKYGIAYHEASMAKQLGSVYKKVFKLSFPDNFFEKSPIATMADIIAFPVRMVRRRFQAR